The following coding sequences lie in one Phragmites australis chromosome 8, lpPhrAust1.1, whole genome shotgun sequence genomic window:
- the LOC133927384 gene encoding uncharacterized protein LOC133927384 isoform X2 translates to MAASDACRRGLILHHQQWPQRWPGPNTRSISQLVKTNGRRAFLVDTLALVRKLESQGVLTKQAEAITSAITEVLNDSLESISESFVSKAEMQKSEMQQESNISKFKSQVRSSQENHFSLLQRETEKLRGDIDKMRSELKYEIDKVTAGQRLDLNLERGSVWIKTASCVSTTSDLNTIAPGAYAMNSPSRTRKLLSLPQSLTRKFTH, encoded by the exons ATGGCCGCCTCCGACGCGTGCAGGCGCGGCCTGATCCTGCACCACCAGCAGTGGCCGCAGCGGTGGCCCGGCCCCAACACCCGCAGCATCTCGCAGCTCGTCAAGACCAACGGCCGCCGCGCCTTCCTCGTCGACACCCTCGCCCTG GTGAGGAAGCTAGAGTCGCAGGGCGTGCTGACCAAGCAGGCGGAGgcgatcacctccgcgatcaCGGAGGTCCTCAACGACAGCCTCGAAAGCATCTCCGAGTCCTTCGTATCCAAGGCCGAGATGCAGAAG AGTGAGATGCAGCAGGAGTCCAATATCTCCAAGTTCAAGTCGCAAGTGCGGAGCTCGCAG GAAAACCATTTCTCTTTGTTACAACGGGAGACTGAGAAACTTCGTGGAGATATTGATAAGATGAGGAGTGAACTGAA GTATGAGATTGACAAGGTCACTGCAGGGCAGCGGTTGGATCTAAACCTTGAAAGAGG GAGTGTATGGATAAAAACTGCGTCATGTGTGTCTACAACATCTGATTTAAACACAATTGCTCCAGGCGCATACGCGATGAACTCGCCAAGCAGAACGAGGAAACTACTGAGCTTACCACAAAGCTTGACAAG GAAATTCACTCACTGA
- the LOC133927385 gene encoding CDPK-related kinase 3-like — MGQCYGKAGASSRADPDELVVVAPPSPLPANGALRTPPQQAPVPAAGTPRRRKSGSTTPVHQTPGVAWPSPYPAGGASPLPAGVSPSPARSTPRRFFKRPFPPPSPAKHIKATLAKRLGGGKPKEGTIPEEGGVGAGAIGGAADGAEAERPLDKTFGFGKNFGAKYELGKEVGRGHFGHTCSAVVKKGEYKGQTIAVKIISKAKMTTAISIEDVRREVKILKALSGHNNLVKFYDACEDALNVYIVMELCEGGELLDRILARGGRYTEEDAKAIVVQILSIVAFCHLQGVVHRDLKPENFLFTTRDENAPMKLIDFGLSDFIRPDERLNDIVGSAYYVAPEVLHRSYSMEADIWSIGVITYILLCGSRPFWARTESGIFRSVLRADPNFDDSPWPSVSAEAKDFVKRFLNKDYRKRMTAVQALTHPWLRDEQRQIPLDILIFRLVKQYLRATPLKRLALKALSKALREDELFYLRLQFKLLEPRDGFVTLDNFRTALTRYLTDAMKESRVLEFLHALEPLAYRRMDFEEFCAAAISPYQLEALERWEEIAGTAFQHFEQEGNRVISVEELAQELNLAPTHFSIVQDWIRKSDGKLNFLGFTKFLHGVTIRGSNTRRH; from the exons ATGGGGCAGTGCTACGGCAAGGCGGGGGCGTCGTCGCGGGCCGACCCGGACGAGCTCGTGGTGGTGGCGCCGCCGTCCCCTCTGCCGGCCAACGGCGCGCTGCGGACGCCGCCGCAGCAGGCGCCGGTGccggcggcggggacgccgAGGCGCCGGAAGTCCGGATCGACCACTCCGGTGCACCAGACGCCCGGGGTCGCGTGGCCGAGCCCGTACCCCGCGGGCGGAGCGAGCCCGCTGCCCGCGGGGgtgtcgccgtcgccggcgaggtCGACGCCCAGGAGGTTCTTCAAGCGGCCCttcccgccgccgtcgccggccaAGCACATAAAGGCCACGCTCGCCAAGAGGCTGGGCGGGGGAAAGCCCAAGGAGGGTACGATAccggaggaaggcggcgtgggGGCCGGCGCTATCGGAGGGGCTGCGGATGGGGCGGAGGCGGAGAGGCCATTGGACAAGACTTTTGGCTTCGGGAAGAACTTCGGTGCCAAGTACGAGCTGGGGAAGGAGGTGGGAAGGGGACACTTCGGGCACACCTGCTCCGCCGTCGTGAAGAAGGGCGAGTACAAGGGGCAGACCATCGCCGTCAAGATCATCTCCAAAGCTAAG ATGACGACGGCCATATCCATCGAAGATGTTCGTAGGGAAGTCAAGATTTTGAAAGCTCTATCAGGGCACAATAATCTTGTCAAATTCTATGATGCATGTGAGGACGCCCTCAATGTCTACATTGTCATGGA ATTATGCGAGGGTGGAGAGTTGCTAGATAGAATATTAGCCAG AGGTGGGAGATACACAGAAGAAGATGCTAAAGCGATCGTTGTACAGATTTTGAGCATAGTGGCCTTCTGTCATCTTCAGGGAGTAGTGCATCGCGATTTGAAGCCAGAG AATTTTCTTTTCACAACAAGAGATGAAAATGCTCCTATGAAGTTGATTGACTTTGGTCTGTCCGATTTTATTAGACCAG ATGAAAGGCTCAATGATATTGTTGGAAGTGCATATTACGTAGCCCCAGAGGTTCTACACAGATCATACAGTATGGAAGCAGACATTTGGAGTATAGGTGTCATAACATACATTTTGCTATGCGGCAGTCGGCCATTCTGGGCACGGACAGAATCTGGGATCTTCCGATCTGTGTTAAGAGCTGATCCCAACTTCGATGATTCACCGTGGCCTTCAGTATCGGCTGAAGCTAAGGATTTTGTGAAGAGATTTCTGAACAAGGATTACCGCAAAAGAATGACCGCTGTTCAAGCACTGA CTCACCCTTGGTTACGAGATGAACAAAGGCAAATTCCATTGGACATACTCATCTTCAGATTAGTCAAGCAATACCTTCGTGCTACTCCTCTTAAACGTTTGGCATTGAAG GCACTATCTAAGGCATTGAGGGAGGATGAACTTTTCTATCTTAGACTGCAGTTTAAGCTGCTTGAACCTAGAGATGGGTTCGTAACACTTGACAACTTTCGGACG GCTCTAACAAGATATTTAACTGATGCAATGAAGGAATCAAGGGTTCTTGAGTTTTTGCATGCG TTGGAACCACTTGCGTACAGAAGGATGGACTTTGAAGAGTTCTGTGCTGCAGCAATCAGCCCTTACCAGCTTGAGGCTTTGGAAAGGTGGGAAGAAATTGCAGGAACAGCTTTTCAGCACTTTGAACAAGAGGGCAACCGAGTTATATCAGTTGAGGAGTTGGCACAG GAACTCAACCTTGCGCCAACGCATTTTTCCATTGTGCAAGACTGGATCAGAAAGTCAGATGGCAAACTAAACTTTCTTGGGTTTACCAAATTTTTACATGGTGTCACAATACGGGGCTCAAATACAAGACGACACTAA
- the LOC133927384 gene encoding protein FMP32, mitochondrial-like isoform X1: MAASDACRRGLILHHQQWPQRWPGPNTRSISQLVKTNGRRAFLVDTLALVRKLESQGVLTKQAEAITSAITEVLNDSLESISESFVSKAEMQKSEMQQESNISKFKSQVRSSQENHFSLLQRETEKLRGDIDKMRSELKYEIDKVTAGQRLDLNLERGRIRDELAKQNEETTELTTKLDKEIHSLKAHLEAAKYDVIKYCLGTIVSISAVGLAVLRIVM; encoded by the exons ATGGCCGCCTCCGACGCGTGCAGGCGCGGCCTGATCCTGCACCACCAGCAGTGGCCGCAGCGGTGGCCCGGCCCCAACACCCGCAGCATCTCGCAGCTCGTCAAGACCAACGGCCGCCGCGCCTTCCTCGTCGACACCCTCGCCCTG GTGAGGAAGCTAGAGTCGCAGGGCGTGCTGACCAAGCAGGCGGAGgcgatcacctccgcgatcaCGGAGGTCCTCAACGACAGCCTCGAAAGCATCTCCGAGTCCTTCGTATCCAAGGCCGAGATGCAGAAG AGTGAGATGCAGCAGGAGTCCAATATCTCCAAGTTCAAGTCGCAAGTGCGGAGCTCGCAG GAAAACCATTTCTCTTTGTTACAACGGGAGACTGAGAAACTTCGTGGAGATATTGATAAGATGAGGAGTGAACTGAA GTATGAGATTGACAAGGTCACTGCAGGGCAGCGGTTGGATCTAAACCTTGAAAGAGG GCGCATACGCGATGAACTCGCCAAGCAGAACGAGGAAACTACTGAGCTTACCACAAAGCTTGACAAG GAAATTCACTCACTGAAAGCCCATTTGGAGGCAGCAAAGTATGATGTCATCAAATACTGCTTAGGTACCATCGTTTCGATATCAGCCGTTGGACTTGCCGTTCTCCGTATCGTGATGTGA
- the LOC133926036 gene encoding heavy metal-associated isoprenylated plant protein 7-like has protein sequence MAREEELKRIDLKVNVSCCEGCRRKVMKAMSLKGVLRTEIQPSHDRVTVVGDVDVKVLVKKLAKIGKIAEVLAPTSEEGKKRDDGGKKDSDKPAPLEEKRKGKDDGKSTDDKAAAACKQECKKCAHEAARADDASDHANGKASSKDATANGKSAEEGEGAKSLVPDHAASQQHHYHRAEPAMVVPVHVPYYGYYATPPPPPMAMPMLMVPRSQQLRPQPSRFDEDFFNDDNTIGCRVM, from the exons ATGGCTAGGGAAGAAGAGCTCAAG AGGATTGATCTGAAGGTGAACGTGAGTTGCTGCGAGGGGTGCAGGAGGAAGGTGATGAAGGCGATGAGCCTGAAAG GCGTGCTGAGGACGGAGATCCAGCCGTCGCACGACAGGGTGACCGTCGTCGGCGACGTGGACGTTAAGGTACTCGTCAAGAAGCTAGCCAAGATCGGCAAGATCGCTGAGGTGCTGGCGCCGACTTCCGAGGAAGGCAAGAAGCGAGATGACGGCGGCAAGAAGGACAGCGACAAGCCGGCACCGTTGGAGGAGAAGAGAAAAGGCAAGGACGATGGCAAGAGCACGGACgacaaggcggcggcggcgtgcaaGCAGGAATGCAAGAAATGCGCGCACGAAGCCGCACGCGCCGATGACGCCTCTGACCACGCCAACGGGAAGGCGTCGTCCAAGGATGCCACGGCCAACGGCAAGAGCGCAGAGGAAGGCGAGGGCGCCAAATCCTTGGTGCCTGATCACGCGGCGTCGCAGCAGCACCACTACCACCGCGCGGAGCCCGCCATGGTGGTGCCGGTGCACGTGCCGTACTACGGCTACTACgcgacgccgcctcccccgccgaTGGCCATGCCAATGCTGATGGTCCCGCGGTCCCAGCAGCTCCGGCCGCAGCCGTCCCGCTTCGACGAGGACTTCTTCAACGACGACAACACGATCGGCTGCCGCGTCATGTGA